Genomic window (Kangiella profundi):
CCTCGCTTCCTTATAGTCAATGATAGGCTGTGGATAACCCAACTTTTCTCTCTGCTCACGACTTGGGAAGTGAATATCTTTATCACTTAAACTTTCAAGTTCAGGTATCAATTTACGTATGAACTTTCCTTCAGGGTCAAATCGTTGAGACTGAGTTATTGGACTCATGATTCTAAAATAAGGCGCCCCGTCCGCACCCGTAGATGAACACCACTGCCAGCCGCCATTATTTGATGCAAAATCCCCATCTATCAAATGTCGCATAAAGAAAGCTTCGCCTTGCCGCCAATCTATCAGACATAATTTATTCAGGAACATGGCAACATTCATTCTTAAACGATTATGCATCCAGCCTGTTTGCAGTAGCTGGCGCATTGCCGCATCAATCAATGGAAATCCGGTTTTGCCCTGTGACCACAAGTTAAATAGTTCCTGCTCACCATTCCATACTTCCTTGGCATCACTTTTGAATACTTTGTGCTTACTTATATCAGGATTATCAATAATTATTTGTCGGTAAAATTCGCGCCAGATGATTTCTGAGAGCCAGGTATCTTTATAAAATGCTTCTTCATCACCATCATGCCATTCCAGCAGGCTGCTGATACATTGTTTTGCCGAAATCGCTCCCACTGCCAGATAAGGCGACAGCATACTCGTTCCCTTAATAGCAGGGATATCCCTTCGCTCTTTATAATAACCGGCCTTTGGCAAGAACTCCTTTAGCTTTTCCTGAGCTGCCTGTTCTCCAGCAGGCCATAAATCATCACGGTAATCCTGCGCGAAATCAAAATCATTTTGCTTATCAATTTTTAAGTCCTGCTTTTCAGGTAATAGCAAGGGTGAAGTACCCTGTGTTTTATGAAATGCAATCCAGGCTTTTTTGTACGGTGTGAAAACTTTATAAGGCTCGCCTTGGCCGGTAGAAACACTGTTTGGTGGAATGATAATATCGCCGTCAAAACGTTTTACTTCAAATCCTTTTTCCACAAGTCTTTTTTCAGCCAGCTTGTCACGGTTTGCCTCGTTTAGTGGATATTCATTATTAAAGTAAATTCCCTTGGCATTGAACTGCTTGGCTAATTGTTCTAATTTCTCAACTGATTCAGCATAATCACTAACTTTAAAACTATGTAGTGGTATGTTGAGCTGATTCAGTTGCTTCCTTAACTCTTTGACGGTGTCATTGATAAAACCAATCTTGCAGGCTGCATCATCATGAGACTTACGCTGTTGCACAGCTTCCAGATAAATACCAATAACAGTGCCCTGTTCGGCGGCATAAAAAAGAGCAGGGTTATCGCCTACTCTTAAATCATTCCGAAACCATACAAGATTTATTTCTTTGCTCATAAACTCACTAATATTAAAGTTTGTTTTACAGGTAATTTCTTAATCCTAGCTCTAAAGGATGCGGGTCAAGATAGGCCTGCTGTTTGATATAGTCTGAACCAAACTGGGTTAAGTAATGATTAATCAAAGTTACAGGAACAACCAAGGTTACGATTCCTTTGCGATATTGTTCGATAACTTTTACCAATTCCTGCTTGGCAGCGGAAGTCAGATCCCGCTTTAAATAGCCTAGTATGTGGTAGAGCACGTTAGTGTGCGACTTACTCGAAGCAATTTTCTTGAGCGTCAGCATTAATTTATCTTCATATTCGCGCAACAGTTTCGCCAACTCTTTTTGCTCTGTATTGGCAACCAATCTACCGAGTTCTTTGTAAGCCTGATAACTATGGGCCATGACCAGATACTTGTATCGGCTGTGGAAATCGATCAGCTTCTTCATGCTCGGATCACTCATTACCGATTGCTTCCAGTCATGATAAGCAAATACTCTGGTAATGAAATTTTCACGCAGTCTAGGGTCCTGTAATCGACCTTCTTCTTCAACTGGTAAATTTGGATGTAACTTCATAATTTCGTCAATATAGACTCCACGAAAAGACTCACCGGCCGGGTTGCCATTTTCATGATAGACCTTAACTCTTTCCATGCCACAACTTGGAGAGTTACGGATGACAATGTAACCACAGGCATCCTGAATTCTCGGCATGGTTTTATGGGCATACTCACGTAACTCATCAGTTACATCCAGGCTATGATCATCTACTTTTTTGACACGAATGTCTTCGCCGACACGAACAAGGTGAATGGGTGGTCTTGGTGTTGGCAGTCCGATCCCCATTTCAGGACAAACAGGGGTATACTCAAACCAGTCGCTGAGTACATTCAAGCAGTATTTTGATTGCTTATGGCCGCCATCAAATCGAACCTTATTTCCAAGCAGACACGAGCTAATAGCTATCTTAATCTTGTTCATTTTTAAATTATTGTTAACTCCGTGTGAAAAGCTCGTGAAAAACTCAATTTCCTCCACGCATTTTTCACAAGCTCAAATTTATTTTTATCCCTTCATGATGCTAACAGGAGAGATTGCCATGAAGTTGAAACACCTTTTAATCCCTTTTTTAGTTTTACCTTTGATTGCTTGTGATGACGATGATGACAACAATATTTTTGAAGAATTACAACCACAGAGCTTCATGGTTCAGGTTGTTCACGCCTCACAAGACTCACCTAACGTTAATGTTCTTGTAAACGGCTCTGAAACACTATCTGATGTTGCCTATAAAGATGCTTCCGGCCGTATTACATTGGATGAAGGAACCTACTCACTACAAGTGGATGGGCTCACTCCCGGTGGCGATGTAACCGTTATTGGTCCTGTGGATGTCAGCTTCGCTCCCGATCAGTTATACACCGTATTGGCGGTAAATCAAACCGCTTCAATTGAGCCTCTTATAGTAAGCCAGCCTGACTTCACACCTGCTGATGGTGAGCTAACCGTGCAGGTCATTCATGCTGCATCGAATGCCCCAACGGTTGATGTTTATCTTACTGCTCCAGGTGCTGATATTTCCGGTGTGGCTCCTACTACTACTTTGAGCTTTAAGGACACTTTATCGGCCACCGACATTCCAGCCGGCGATTACCAGATTCGTGTAACCCCAACTGGCGAGAGCACTGTAGTATTCGATAGCGGCACGGTTAGTCTACCAGCTGGTGTATTGCTCAATGTTGCAGCTGTAGCCAACACCACCACTGGCGATAGTCCTATCAGCTTATTGGCTATAACCGATGATGGCGCCACGGAAATTCTAGACGTCAATACACCCGCAGATTTCCGAGTATTCCACGTCTCGGCAGACGCACCCAATGTTGATGTAGTTGTAAATGATGACTTTGCTAATCCCGTTGTTACCGATTTAGCCTTCCCTGATTTTACCGGTTACTTATCTGTTCCAGCAGTCACTTACAATGCAAAGGTTGTTCCAACAGGTGCAAACTCACCGGTTGTTATTGATGCCGATCTGGCTTTAGAAGCAGGTGCTTCCTATTCAGTGTTAGCGGTGAATGATTTGGCTAATATTGAGCCTCTTGTTCTTGCAGACACTCGTCGCGCTATCTCAACTGAAGCTCAGCTGCGAATTGTGCATGGTTCCCCAGCAGCAGGTGCGGTAGATATTTACCTGGTAGCTCCAGGCACTGATATAAATGATGTTGAACCAGCCTTAAGCAATGTTCCATTTAAAGCTGAAACGGGTTATCTATCAGTGGCCGGTGGTGACTATGATGTTGTCGTTACTGCAACTGGCAGCAAAACTGCAGCCATAGGCCCAGCAGCTGTTACATTGTCTAACGGTGGTATCTACATCATTATTGCTCGTGACAATGTAGGCGGCGGAGCACCACTAAATGTTATCCTTGCCGATGACTTTGTTGCTCCATAGGTCATAATTTCAGTACCAAAAAAAGGCCTCTATTGAGGCCTTTTTTCATCTTGCTGTCTTAAACACTATTAGATATACAAAACCTCAGCGATTTCATATTCAACGCTCCCTTTTGGAGTTTGAATATTTGCAATATCGCCTTCTTCCTTGCCAATTAATCCACGAGCAATCGGTGAATTCACTGACAATTTGTTTTGTTTGATATCTGCTTCATCATCGCCAACAATTTTGTACTGAACTTCATCAGCATTGTTATCATCTAAATTGATTAAGATAACAGTGGAACCAAAGATCACCTTACCATTGTTGGTCATTTTCTTAACGTCAACAATCTGAGCATTTGAAAGCTTGGCTTCAATCTCTTGAATGCGACCCTCGATGAAACCCTGCTGTTCGCGCGCTGCATGGTATTCTGCATTTTCTTTCAGGTCACCATGCTCACGTGCTTCAGCGATGGCCGCAACAACTTGCGGCCTTTTCACTTTTTTCAGTTCATTTAACTCAGCCTGAAGGGCTTCAGCACCTTCGACTGTCATAGGTACTCGATTCATCGTTCATCTACCTGCGTGTGTAGTTCTTGTACTGAGTGAATCTGGCCGCGACCATTCTCTTTCATCGCTGCGCAGGATGCCACTGCACCAGCCAATGTCGTCGTGTATGGCACCTTATATTGTAGGGCACTACGACGAATCAGGAATGAGTCCGCAATGGCCTGCTTACCTTCAGTAGTATTAATGATGTAATCCACTTCACCGTTTTTGATGTAGTCAACAATGTGTGGACGACCTTCAAACATCTTGTTGATGCGTTGACATGGAATGCCCGCTTCGCGAATCGCACGAGCAGTACCGCCAGTTGCCAACAACTCGAAACCCTGTTCAGCCAACGAACGGGCCACAGCTGGCAATCCAACTCTATCGGCTTCCCGGACACTGATGATAACCTGACCAGAATCCGGAACTGCCTGACCGCCACCCAGTTTAGCTTTATAGAAAGCATCTCCGAATGTTTTGCCAACACCCATAGCTTCACCGGTTGATTTCATCTCTGGGCCAAGAATTGGGTCAGAACCCGGGAACTTGTTGAATGGGAAGACTGGTTCTTTTACCGAGAAATAACGTGGAATAATTTCTTTGGTGTAACCAGTTTCGGCAAGAGTCTTACCAGCCATAACTGAAGCTGCAACTTTGGCCATTGGCGTCCCAGTTGCCTTCGAGACAAATGGTACTGTACGTGAAGCACGTGGATTCACCTCAAGAATGAAGATTCTTTCACCCTGAATAGCAAACTGTGCATTCATCAATCCGCGAACTTTAAGTTCTTTAGCCATTACCAACATCTGGCGACGCAATTCATCCTGAACTTCTTTGCTCAGACTAAATGGCGGAATCGAACATGCAGAGTCGCCCGAGTGGACACCCGCCTGCTCAATATGCTCCATGATACCGCCAATCAGGATATTCTCACCGTCAAAGATAGCATCAACATCTACCTCAATGGCATCATCAAGGAACCGATCCAACAGTACTGGTGACTCATTTGAAACGCTTACTGCATCATTCATGTAACGACGCAGCTCTTCCTCGTTATAAACGATTTCCATGGCCCGGCCACCGAGTACGTATGAAGGACGCACCACTAATGGATAACCGATTTCTTCAGCCAGACGAACACCTTCTTCCATGTTGCGAGCAGTACGGTTTGGTGGCTGCAATAAACCTAGACGGTTGATCGCACGCTGGAAACGTTCACGGTCTTCGGCGCGGTCAATTGCATCAGGTGATGTACCGATAATTGGTACTCCAGCCGCTTCCAGATCGCGAGCTAGTTTCAATGGTGTCTGACCACCATAATGTACAATCACGCCCTTTGGCTTTTCGATATCAACGATAGCCAATACGTCTTCAAGCGTTAATGGCTCAAAGTATAATCGGTCCGATGTATCGTAATCGGTTGATACGGTTTCAGGGTTACAGTTAACCATAATAGTTTCATAACCGTCATCGCGCATGGCGAAAGCGGCATGCACACAGCAATAGTCAAACTCAATACCTTGACCGATACGGTTAGGTCCACCACCTAGAATCATGATTTTTTCACGATCCGTTGGGTTAGCTTCACACTCTTCTTCGTAGGTTGAATACATGTAGGCAGTGCTGGTTGCAAACTCAGCCGCACAGGTATCAACTCGTTTAAAGACAGGCAGAACGCCTAATTCTTTACGCAGTTTACGGATTTCTTTTTCACTGGTCGCGAAGATGTCGGCCAAACGCTGATCCGAGAAACCTCTGCGCTTAATCTGGCGCATCAAGTCTGCGTTTAATTCAGAGAATGACTTATCTTTAAGATTCTCTTCGATATGAATAATTTCCTGTATCTGAATCAGGAACCATTTGTCGATTCCAGTCAGTTCGAAAACTTCATCCAGTGACCAGCCTTTGCGGAATGCATCGCCGATGTACCAGATACGATCAGAACCAGGTACACGCAAGTTTTGACGCAAGGTATCAACCCAGCTTTCATCATCTTCCGCCAACTTAGGTTCAAAACCAGAAGAGCCCACTTCAAGGCCACGCAATGCTTTCTGTAGTGACTCCTGGAAATTACGACCTATCGCCATTACCTCACCCACAGATTTCATCTGTGTGGTTAGCGTCTTGTCTACGTTCGGGAATTTCTCGAAGTTAAAGCGTGGAATTTTAGTAACAACATAGTCGATGCTTGGTTCGAAAGACGCAGGCGTCTTGCCGCCAGTAATTTCGTTCTGCAACTCATCAAGGGTATAACCCACAGCGAGTTTTGCAGCAACTTTTGCAATTGGGAAACCAGTTGCTTTTGAGGCCAGCGCCGATGAACGCGATACACGCGGGTTCATCTCAATGATTGTCATGCGACCATTTTCAGGGTTAATCGCAAACTGTACGTTTGAACCACCCGTCTCAACACCAATTTCACGCAATACTGCCAACGACGCATCACGCATACGCTGATATTCTTTATCGGTCAAAGTCTGTGCCGGTGCAACAGTAATTGAGTCACCGGTATGAACACCCATAGGGTCAAAGTTCTCAATAGAACAGATGATGATGCAGTTGTCGTTCTTGTCACGAACAACTTCCATCTCATATTCTTTCCAACCGATTAACGACTCGTCAATCAACAGCTCATTAGTTGGTGACAAGTCCAATCCGCGTAAACAGATTTCTTCAAACTCTTCTTTGTTGTAGGCGATACCGCCACCGGTTCCGCCCATGGTAAATGAAGGACGAATGATACAAGGGAAACCAACTTCTTTTTGCACTTCCCAGGCATCTTTCAAGCTGTGAGCCACCTGCTGACGAGGCTGATCCAGACCAATTTTCGACATGGCTTTGGCAAACAGTTCACGGTCTTCCGCTTTATCGATGGCTTCACGAGTTGCACCGATCATTTCAACGCCGTGGATTTCGAGTACGCCACGCGACGCCAGATCCAATGCACAGTTCAATGCAGTCTGGCCACCCATGGTTGGCAAAATCGCATCAGGTTTTTCTTTCTCAATAATCTTTGCAACCACTTCCCACTGAATTGGCTCAATGTAGGTCACATCCGCCATATTCGGGTCAGTCATAATGGTTGCCGGGTTAGAGTTGACCAGAATAACTCGGTAACCCTCTTCACGCAGTGCCTTACAGGCTTGTGCGCCGGAATAATCGAATTCACAGGCCTGGCCAATAATGATTGGGCCAGCGCCTAAAATCAGAATACTTTCTATGTCAGTACGTTTTGGCATGTCTCAATCGTCTCCTAAGCTTTGTGTTGTTCCATCAATTCAATGAAGTGGTCGAACAATGGTGCAGCATCGTGTGGACCGGGACTTGCTTCAGGGTGACCCTGGAAGCTAAACGCAGGCTTATCCGTGCGGTGGATACCCTGCAGGGTGCCATCGAATAGGGAACGATGAGTTGCTTTAAGGTTATCAGGTAGCGACTTTTCATCCGCCGCAAAACCGTGATTCTGACTGGTAATCATAACCGTACCATCTTCAACATTTTGTACCGGATGGTTGGCGCCATGATGACCGAATTTCATTTTTGCTGTCTTGCCGCCACTGGCCAGTGCCAATAGCTGGTGGCCAAGGCAGATACCAAATACAGGAATGTTAGTTTCCAGAATTTTCTGAATGGCTTTAATGGCGTAATCACATGGCTCCGGGTCACCCGGACCATTAGAAAGGAAGACACCATCAGGATTCATCGCCAAAACTTCACTGGCTGGAGTTTGTGCCGGAACAACGGTTAAATCACATCCGCGTTCAACCAACATTCTCAAGATATTGTGCTTGGCACCATAGTCATAGGCGACGACCTTGAACTTCGCTTCCTTAAGCTTGCCGTAGCCTTCTTCAAGAGACCAGGTGCTGTCTTGCCACTGATACGTTTCTTTGGTTGAAACGACTTTAGCCAAGTCCATTCCCTTCAAACCCGGGAACTCTTTAGCCAGTTCCAATGCTTTATCAGCATCGGGAGCTTCACCTGCAATGATACAGCCACTCAAGGCACCTTTATCACGTAGAATTCGGGTTAAGCGACGGGTATCGATATCGGCAATGCCAACTTTCTTATGACGCTTCAGATAATCCGACAAAGACTCTTCGCTGCGATAGTTGCTATGAAGTAATGGAAGATCACGAATAATTAATGCTTCAGCCCAAATATTGGTCGATTCAACATCTTCGGAATTAGCACCGGTATTACCGATGTGGGGGTAAGTGAGGGTTACCATCTGCTTGGCGTAGGAAGGGTCAGTTAGAATTTCCTGATATCCTGTCATGGCGGTATTAAAAACCACCTCGCCTACTGCATGTCCTTCGTAACCAATTGAAACTCCATGAAAAACACTACCATCTTCAAGAACTAAAATGGCGGGCTGCTGGGCGGGTCTTAGCAGCAGTTGAGACTCTTGTTCTAACAAAGAAACCTCCATTTTTTTTGGGCGCAAAAAATTTGGGCTCAGAAATATGAGTCCAGCAAATTGTTTACTTGGTGAAATTTTGGCAAATTCCGCACATTATAGTGGAATTGGGTGGGCAAGTCTATTTAAGTGGACTTTAGTTGCTAGAGATCGAAATGTTAAATCTGAGTCGTTCTCACGACCTTTTTTTGCGGGAATAATCTATCTAAGGCTATATCTATACAGTGCGAAGCACTGGAGAATCAAATAACAAATACCTAAAAAGAAAAAGGGCGGATAAACCGCCCATTTTCAGTTGGCCTCATGCCCCTTAGGTGCTCCCTGCTACTTCCTTGTGTCACCATGTCCTTCGGTTGGATTTCCTTGCGTGCGTCCCTTGCACACTTGTTAATCTACTCTTTTTTTTAGCAATAACAACAAGGCCTGACGTGATGTCAGGCCTGCATTGCAATAAAAATTCTAATTAAATCAAACAACTAGGTAAATTCTGTAGCGTAAAAAGCACATTTTCTGACCCATTTTACGGTGCAGGATTACAGATCCTTGAGATATCTCGCACAAACCATATGGACGATCTCTTAACCGTAATGCACATCTGATTGAGTGTTTTTTGAACAACCCGACTTATCTAGTCTTTTAAGCCAAGAACATCCTGCATATCGTAGAGCCCAGCGGGCTTTCCGAGCAGCCATTTGGCCGCTTCAATCGCCCCTTGAGCAAAACATTGTCGGGTCTGCGCCTCATGTCGTAATGTTACCAGCTCACCATTTAAAGCAAACACCACCTCATGCGTTCCAACAATGTCACCAGCGCGCATTACAGAAAATCCGATCGCACCTGATTCACGTTCACCAATGCCATGCCTCGCCCATTCAGCGACATCATTTAAGTCCTGACCTTTGGTATCTGCAACGGCTTCACCTAAAGCTAAAGCAGTGCCCGATGGCGAATCCTTCTTATGTTTATGGTGCGACTCAAAAATTTCGATGTCAGCCTTATCGCCGAGTAATTGAGTCGCCTGTTTGACTAAACCCAATAAACTATTGACGCCGACACTGTAATTGGCGGCAAACACAATCGGAATGCTTTTTGCTGCTTCGCTAATGGCAGCCTTTTGTTGCTCGCTAAAGCCTGTGGTTCCTATGACTACGGGTGAGTTGGCACTTACTGCATGAGATAAGGTTTCAATTGAGTGGTCAGGCAGGCTGAAATCAATCAACACTTTCCGCTCATTCAAAGTTACAGACAAGCCATCACCAACAAACACTCCTTGCGGCTCCTTGCCCACCAGATAACCAATATCAGTACCCAGTTTTTTATGTTGCTCACGGGCCATTGCACCCACGATCTCAATCTGGCTATCGTCAATAGCGGCTTTTAACAACTCCTGTCCCATTCTTCCGGTGCAGGCGTTAATTACAATCGGTGTCATTTCATCTTATTCCTGTTACGAATCTGTCGGTTATTCTAAAGCGCCTTCTGCTTCGAGTGTCTCGGCTATTTGTTCGGCCAATAGCCGGTAGCCCTGCGCATTTAAATGGATCTGATCGGACTTATATTTCGATGTTTTCAGCAAGTCTGACAGTTCGCCTCGCATGTAGGCAAGTTGATATTCTTCAGCTAATTCATCATACAAATCAGCCACCGCAGAAAACAGGTTTTTCTCGGGTACGCCGATTAAAAGCACCTGTACATTTCTTTGATTAGCAATATCGATCATATTAGCCAGGTTCTGCTTGGTCTGGATCTGGCTATGATTACGCAAAATATCATTACCGCCTTCCAACAAAATCACCAGCTCAGGATTGTGCTGTTCAAGAACGTCTTCGAAACGCGCCAGCCCACGGTCGGTGGTTTCTCCTGAAATTCCCGCATTAATGACATTAAGGCCTGTAATCTGTGCTAACTGACTAGGGTAGCTGGCACTTCTTGATGCACCGACACCTTCGGTCAAGCTGTCACCAAAGGCAACAATGGTTGCCCCGGAACTTAAAGGCTTTAACTTGGGATCGCTGCAGGCGCTTAACAGCAGCCCTGCAATCAATACAGCAAGTATTAATAGGTATTGCTTCAACAACTTCATCAAGCTGCGTCTCTTTTCTTAAGCAATTTAATGAACCATACCACCAGCAACGAGAAGGATATGGCGCCCAGAATCATCGCCATCACATCACTACCGATCCAGCCGGTACCTATACCGTCCGGCTTTTTACCTTCAATGAAGGCCATTGCCGCAATAGCAACACCCAGCAGTCCTTCGCCACCAACAAAGCCACTGCCCAGCAATATGCCTTTTTCACGACGGCTTTCTTTTTCATCATCACGTTTGGTTTTCGATTCAACCCAATGACGAATCAGACCACCAATGAGAATTGGCGTCATGGTAGATAGCGGCAAATAGACGCCTACCGCAAACGGCAGTGATGGTACTTTTACCAGCTCACAAACAATAGCGATACCAACACCAATGACCACTAGCAACCAGGGCAGGTTCTGTTCTAACACACCATCAATTACCAGCTTCATCAATGTTGCCTGAGGCGCTGGCAATTCCTTGCTGCCAAAACCAAAAGTTTCGGCCAGCAATAGAACCGACAGACAGACGAATGTTGCCGAAGTCAGTACACCGATTAGCTCCGCCATCTGTTGTTTACGTGGAGTTGCACCCAACAGATAACCACTCTTCAGATCCTGTGAGGTATCACCCGAAATTGATGCCGCAATCGCCACCACACAACCCACAATTAATGTGGCAGCCTTACCGCTGGTATCGGTCCAGCCCATTGCCAGGAATATAGTTGCCGTTCCCAGCAAGGCGGCAATGGTCATGCCAGAGGTTGGATTGGACGTTACACCCACCAAGCCCACGATGCGTGATGCTACGGTTACGAAGAAGAATGCAAACACGGCAACACAGATAGCCGCCAGCAAACGGGTATCAATGCCACCCACTGCGCCAAAGACACCTGGCATGAAGGTCAACATCAAGACCACTGCCAGAATGCCAAAAAAGACAACTTTAATGGGCAAGTCCTGATGAGTACGCGGTTCTTTGGCAACCTGCTCTTTCGAGGTATGAGTGTCTTCGTCTACCTGCTTTACGATATTTTTCGCACCGACCTTAAAACTCTCGATCATAACCGGAACGCTTTTTATCAGAGTAATGATACCAGCCGTGGCAACTGCGCCGGCTCCAATATAGCGCACATAGCGAGACCAGATTTCACCGGTCGACATCTCGGAAATCAGCTTGACGGTTTCAGGGAAGAAAGGTGTGGTCTGGGTATCGCCCCAATAGGCAATGGCCGGAATGATAATGATGGCCGATAACAGCCCACCGCCCACCATGACCCAGGCAATGCGAGGGCCGAGAATGTAACCCACCCCAAATAAGGCGGCAGAAAGGTCAATGCCAATGGCACCTTTTTTCAGGAAAGGAATTTTAACCGCAGCATAATCAGGAATGACTTTAATCCAGGAAGTAAGCGTCTTGAACAGAGCTGCCGCCCCCATACCGTAGAAAATGTATTTCGCTTTATTACCACCCACTTCATTCGCTACTAAAACTTCTGCGCAGGCAGTACCTTCTGGATAAGGCAGTTTGCCGTGTTCCCGCTCAATCAGAAACTTACGCAGCGGAATCATAAACAGAATACCAATCACACCACCACTCATGGCCAGAATAGTCATCTGCAATAAGTCAGGAGCAACACCCCACATAAAGAGTGCCGGCAAGGTAAAGATAACCCCACTGGCTAGAGAGCTAGATGCCGACCCCGTCGTTTGAGCAATATTGGTTTCCAGAATAGTGCTACCAATTCCGAACTTGGACAGAATCTTAAATACCGCTACCGCCATCACCGCAACCGGAATCGAGGTGCTGATGGTCAGGCCCGCTCTGAGGCCCAGATAGGCATTGGCTGCACCAAAGATAATGCCAAATAGAATGCCCAGTCCAACCGCCTTAAAGGTAAACTCTGCGATATTCTCTTCTGCCGGAACATACGGCTTATAGGTTTCTCCCTCTTTTAAAGGGACATATGCTTTGGCATCTAAGCCTTTATTATTCTTTGGCAAGGGTCTTTCCTCTCAAAGCCTTCATTGATATGTGGCTTATTAAATAGACGGCTAACAGCTCTGTCAAATCAGAAACCAGCCGGTTAAGTGTTTAATCCAGGATAAATGTGTCTTCTAGTGGCTAAAAAGCCATTAAAAGCTAGATAAATCAATAAACAGCGAGGTACTTTTTTGGCCAAATATGGTATCTTTATGCCCCTGTTTGACGGCCTACAGGCACGTTTCTGTCAATGTCATTTAGACGAACATATTTTGCGGCCTGGTATACACATTACATTTCAGTTAGGAGAAAAACATGAGATCCCCTAAAGTCAGCATCATCATGGGCTCTCAGTCCGATTGGAACAGCATGCAACATGCGACAACGGTACTGGATGAGCTGAAAGTACCTTACGAGACAAAAATTGTCTCCGCCCATCGTACACCCAAGCGTCTGTATGAATTTTGTGATGCTGCTGCTGACCGTGGTATTGAAGTGATTATTGCAGGTGCTGGCGGTTCTGCCCACCTCGCGGGTATGGCTGCAGCAATGACCTGGTTGCCTGTGATCGCTGTTCCAATGTCGAGCAAGCAACTCAAAGGGATGGACAGTCTCCTTTCTATGGTTCAAATGCCAAAAGGCGTGGCCGTTGCCTGTCAGGCGATTGGTGATGCCGGAGCTTTTAATGCAGGTCTATTAGCAACCCAAATATTAGCCTTACATGATCGCGAACTTAGAAGCGCGCTTCAGGACTGGAGAGCAAACCAGACTGCTTCAGTTGCCGAGGAGGTTGCTCGATGAGCACAACGACTGGCGGAAGATTGGTAAGCTCACCCGAGTACAAAA
Coding sequences:
- a CDS encoding cryptochrome/photolyase family protein, with translation MSKEINLVWFRNDLRVGDNPALFYAAEQGTVIGIYLEAVQQRKSHDDAACKIGFINDTVKELRKQLNQLNIPLHSFKVSDYAESVEKLEQLAKQFNAKGIYFNNEYPLNEANRDKLAEKRLVEKGFEVKRFDGDIIIPPNSVSTGQGEPYKVFTPYKKAWIAFHKTQGTSPLLLPEKQDLKIDKQNDFDFAQDYRDDLWPAGEQAAQEKLKEFLPKAGYYKERRDIPAIKGTSMLSPYLAVGAISAKQCISSLLEWHDGDEEAFYKDTWLSEIIWREFYRQIIIDNPDISKHKVFKSDAKEVWNGEQELFNLWSQGKTGFPLIDAAMRQLLQTGWMHNRLRMNVAMFLNKLCLIDWRQGEAFFMRHLIDGDFASNNGGWQWCSSTGADGAPYFRIMSPITQSQRFDPEGKFIRKLIPELESLSDKDIHFPSREQREKLGYPQPIIDYKEARKRALELLS
- a CDS encoding YbgA family protein — its product is MNKIKIAISSCLLGNKVRFDGGHKQSKYCLNVLSDWFEYTPVCPEMGIGLPTPRPPIHLVRVGEDIRVKKVDDHSLDVTDELREYAHKTMPRIQDACGYIVIRNSPSCGMERVKVYHENGNPAGESFRGVYIDEIMKLHPNLPVEEEGRLQDPRLRENFITRVFAYHDWKQSVMSDPSMKKLIDFHSRYKYLVMAHSYQAYKELGRLVANTEQKELAKLLREYEDKLMLTLKKIASSKSHTNVLYHILGYLKRDLTSAAKQELVKVIEQYRKGIVTLVVPVTLINHYLTQFGSDYIKQQAYLDPHPLELGLRNYL
- a CDS encoding DUF4397 domain-containing protein; this translates as MKLKHLLIPFLVLPLIACDDDDDNNIFEELQPQSFMVQVVHASQDSPNVNVLVNGSETLSDVAYKDASGRITLDEGTYSLQVDGLTPGGDVTVIGPVDVSFAPDQLYTVLAVNQTASIEPLIVSQPDFTPADGELTVQVIHAASNAPTVDVYLTAPGADISGVAPTTTLSFKDTLSATDIPAGDYQIRVTPTGESTVVFDSGTVSLPAGVLLNVAAVANTTTGDSPISLLAITDDGATEILDVNTPADFRVFHVSADAPNVDVVVNDDFANPVVTDLAFPDFTGYLSVPAVTYNAKVVPTGANSPVVIDADLALEAGASYSVLAVNDLANIEPLVLADTRRAISTEAQLRIVHGSPAAGAVDIYLVAPGTDINDVEPALSNVPFKAETGYLSVAGGDYDVVVTATGSKTAAIGPAAVTLSNGGIYIIIARDNVGGGAPLNVILADDFVAP
- the greA gene encoding transcription elongation factor GreA, producing MNRVPMTVEGAEALQAELNELKKVKRPQVVAAIAEAREHGDLKENAEYHAAREQQGFIEGRIQEIEAKLSNAQIVDVKKMTNNGKVIFGSTVILINLDDNNADEVQYKIVGDDEADIKQNKLSVNSPIARGLIGKEEGDIANIQTPKGSVEYEIAEVLYI